The Treponema medium genome has a window encoding:
- the guaA gene encoding glutamine-hydrolyzing GMP synthase, with protein sequence MHTEKIIILDFGGQYSQLIARRIRECGVYCEVLPFDTELTRIQSISLKGIILSGAPDSVYADDAATCNPEIFNLGVPVLGICYGMQLMTYLLGGKVQPAEKSEFGKTKLHTGGDAAGAALWKDCPTDSIVWMSHNDSVSALPEGFTTIAKTDNCPIAAMANTKRKCYGVQFHPEVLHSVYGTQMLKNFVRSICGCTEVWNAATAADSVIQEIKRKVGNKKVISALSGGVDSSVASVLVHKAVGDQLTCIFVDHGLLRKDEAAQVLKTYRETLGLNIIHVDASERFLKKLAGVTEPERKRKIIGEEFIRVFEEEAKKIGTVDFLVQGTIYPDVIESGGSKKAAVIKSHHNVGGLPENIDFKELIEPLRMLFKDEVRALGTALGIPDELVKRQPFPGPGLAVRILGEITPERLHWVRESDAILREEIAQAGLADSIWQYFTVFPNVRTVGAMGDGRTYDNLIAIRAVTSVDAMTVEVAEIPYPLLQKITLRIINEVKGINRVVYDITPKPPATIEWE encoded by the coding sequence ATGCACACAGAAAAAATTATTATCCTTGATTTCGGAGGGCAGTATAGCCAGCTCATTGCCCGCCGTATCCGCGAATGCGGTGTTTATTGTGAAGTACTTCCTTTCGATACAGAACTTACCCGTATACAAAGTATTTCTTTAAAGGGAATCATCTTATCCGGAGCGCCCGATTCCGTATATGCCGATGATGCGGCAACCTGCAATCCTGAAATATTCAACTTAGGGGTGCCGGTGTTGGGTATCTGCTACGGAATGCAGCTGATGACGTATTTGCTCGGCGGAAAAGTGCAGCCGGCAGAAAAAAGCGAATTCGGTAAGACAAAGCTGCACACCGGCGGAGATGCAGCAGGTGCAGCACTCTGGAAAGACTGCCCTACGGATTCTATTGTGTGGATGAGCCATAACGACAGCGTATCTGCCCTTCCCGAAGGGTTTACAACCATTGCGAAAACGGATAACTGTCCTATCGCCGCAATGGCGAATACTAAGCGTAAATGTTACGGCGTACAATTCCATCCCGAAGTATTACACTCCGTATACGGCACGCAAATGCTCAAAAACTTTGTGCGCAGCATTTGCGGATGTACCGAAGTCTGGAATGCCGCAACCGCCGCCGACTCGGTCATTCAGGAAATAAAACGGAAGGTCGGAAACAAAAAGGTTATTTCGGCTCTGTCGGGCGGAGTTGATTCCTCCGTTGCTTCGGTACTGGTGCATAAGGCTGTCGGCGATCAGCTTACCTGTATCTTTGTCGATCACGGTCTTTTACGCAAAGATGAGGCGGCACAGGTATTAAAAACATACCGCGAAACACTCGGTCTTAACATCATCCATGTGGATGCCTCCGAGCGGTTCTTAAAAAAACTTGCCGGAGTAACCGAACCCGAACGCAAGCGGAAGATTATCGGTGAGGAATTTATCCGTGTTTTTGAAGAAGAAGCGAAAAAGATCGGTACGGTTGACTTTTTGGTACAAGGGACCATCTATCCCGATGTTATTGAATCCGGCGGCAGTAAAAAGGCGGCTGTCATAAAATCCCATCACAATGTCGGCGGACTTCCCGAAAATATCGACTTTAAAGAATTGATTGAACCGCTGAGGATGCTATTTAAGGACGAGGTGCGGGCGCTCGGCACAGCGCTTGGTATTCCCGACGAACTGGTCAAGCGGCAGCCATTCCCCGGCCCTGGACTTGCGGTGCGTATCTTAGGAGAGATTACTCCCGAACGGCTGCATTGGGTACGCGAAAGCGATGCCATTCTCCGCGAAGAGATTGCGCAGGCGGGCTTGGCGGATTCTATTTGGCAGTATTTTACCGTATTCCCCAATGTTCGCACGGTCGGCGCCATGGGTGACGGCAGAACGTATGACAACCTGATAGCGATACGGGCGGTAACCTCCGTCGATGCGATGACGGTTGAGGTCGCGGAAATCCCGTATCCGCTGCTGCAGAAGATTACGCTCCGCATCATCAACGAAGTCAAAGGCATCAACCGCGTAGTGTATGACATTACGCCCAAACCGCCCGCCACCATCGAATGGGAGTAA
- a CDS encoding type IV toxin-antitoxin system AbiEi family antitoxin domain-containing protein — protein sequence MDKKEVIKRIIEKSDGIAKTSDFVSESLSHYDVAHLCKKGYIERVRHGYYQLSEQKDIKEERVLAALLPESIVCVESALFYYNYSDFTPRQWSIAVPRTFSRTKLKIDSLAIKTYFVQLAHFEIGKTSGDFGGIQLAVYDRERTICDCFKYRTKLDNEMFNNALNAYAADEKKNLSNLSRYAKEMHIYKRLMDVMEVLLNG from the coding sequence GTGGATAAAAAAGAAGTCATAAAAAGAATCATAGAGAAGTCCGATGGTATTGCTAAGACTTCTGATTTTGTTTCTGAGAGTCTTTCTCATTATGATGTCGCACATTTATGCAAGAAAGGCTATATTGAACGCGTTAGGCATGGCTATTATCAGCTTTCGGAACAAAAAGATATAAAAGAAGAACGAGTGCTTGCGGCACTTCTACCTGAAAGTATTGTCTGTGTGGAGTCAGCGCTGTTTTACTACAACTATAGCGACTTTACACCGAGGCAATGGTCGATTGCCGTTCCGCGAACATTTTCACGCACAAAGTTAAAGATTGATTCTCTTGCTATAAAAACCTATTTTGTACAGCTTGCTCATTTCGAAATCGGAAAAACAAGCGGCGATTTTGGCGGTATACAACTTGCTGTTTATGACCGTGAACGCACTATTTGTGACTGTTTTAAATATCGAACAAAATTGGATAACGAAATGTTTAACAATGCCCTCAATGCATACGCTGCCGATGAAAAGAAAAATTTGAGTAATCTTTCAAGATATGCAAAGGAAATGCATATTTACAAAAGATTGATGGATGTAATGGAGGTACTGCTTAATGGCTGA
- a CDS encoding FAD binding domain-containing protein, producing MKNNYIVNTAKNMAELYTLMQNNTDITPLAGTTGLLKDCHTDRFLLPESILFLKNLPELETIAKRERFIDFGAAATLNTILELGEKNVPQILYQAISLAANPGVRSLATIGGNIAQAPMQNSCLIPLIALDTKIEIRTRKETFWMPLIQYCDESSNVLRHTPHIILRVRVPFEEWNISYYKRLGPIGHITADTASFVFMARTQKNLLSDVKLLFGGTQLIKSKEFENLLTGKGLPIDRRSVGALMKETEEIFSDTFSAAEIFEFQKACFFNLIEESIYLLTN from the coding sequence ATGAAAAATAATTATATCGTCAATACCGCAAAAAACATGGCGGAGCTGTATACGCTGATGCAGAACAATACCGACATTACTCCGCTTGCCGGCACCACCGGATTGCTCAAAGATTGTCATACCGACCGTTTCCTCCTGCCGGAATCGATTTTATTTTTAAAGAATCTTCCCGAACTTGAAACTATCGCAAAACGGGAACGCTTCATAGACTTCGGCGCTGCCGCAACCCTCAATACCATTTTAGAACTGGGAGAAAAAAACGTACCGCAAATTCTTTATCAAGCGATTTCCCTTGCGGCAAATCCCGGTGTCCGCTCGCTTGCAACTATCGGTGGAAACATCGCACAAGCGCCTATGCAAAATTCCTGTCTTATCCCGTTAATCGCGCTTGATACAAAGATCGAAATACGGACACGGAAAGAAACGTTTTGGATGCCGCTCATTCAGTATTGCGACGAAAGCAGCAATGTGCTGCGCCATACCCCGCATATTATCCTCCGCGTGCGCGTTCCATTTGAAGAATGGAACATTTCATATTACAAGCGGCTTGGGCCGATCGGTCATATTACTGCCGATACCGCCTCTTTTGTATTTATGGCTCGTACGCAGAAAAACCTGCTTTCCGATGTTAAATTACTGTTCGGCGGCACTCAGCTGATAAAAAGTAAAGAGTTTGAAAACCTCTTAACCGGAAAAGGGCTCCCCATCGACCGGCGCAGCGTCGGCGCATTGATGAAAGAAACCGAAGAGATTTTCAGCGATACCTTTTCCGCTGCAGAGATATTCGAGTTCCAAAAGGCGTGTTTTTTCAATTTGATTGAAGAGAGCATCTACTTGCTGACCAATTAA
- a CDS encoding YbaB/EbfC family nucleoid-associated protein, whose protein sequence is MNINPFELMKNAKDLQTHFGKMQEELAELRVQGVSGGGLVKVTLSGTFDMVKVELDPIAVDNRDIPMLQDLIRSAHTDAIEKIKDTLKEKMGPLAALTGGMPS, encoded by the coding sequence ATGAATATAAATCCGTTTGAATTGATGAAAAACGCAAAAGATTTGCAGACTCATTTCGGAAAAATGCAAGAAGAACTGGCGGAGCTTCGCGTGCAAGGCGTTTCGGGCGGCGGCTTGGTGAAGGTAACGCTGAGCGGTACCTTCGATATGGTAAAAGTCGAATTGGATCCCATCGCCGTCGATAACCGCGATATTCCGATGTTACAAGACCTGATCCGCTCCGCTCATACCGATGCAATAGAAAAAATTAAGGATACATTGAAGGAAAAAATGGGGCCGCTCGCTGCGCTTACGGGAGGAATGCCGTCATAA
- a CDS encoding (2Fe-2S)-binding protein yields MKIRFYLNNEAVDIEADADERLSDVLRRDFGILSVRRSCMQGTCGSCTVLLNNHPVPSCMLPIFAVAGQNIITLEAFSATQEYKDIITAFEKEGITLCGFCSAGTLLTAHSIVQKHWNPTDEQIRNAYIGTVCRCTDIVSITAALKQVCKSKRGKRHEK; encoded by the coding sequence ATGAAGATACGATTTTACCTTAATAACGAAGCGGTAGATATTGAAGCCGATGCCGACGAGCGGTTATCAGACGTGTTAAGGCGGGATTTCGGCATTCTCAGCGTACGGAGAAGCTGTATGCAGGGTACCTGCGGTTCCTGTACGGTGTTATTAAACAATCATCCGGTACCGTCCTGTATGCTTCCCATCTTTGCTGTAGCAGGACAAAATATTATTACACTTGAAGCCTTTAGCGCTACGCAGGAATATAAGGACATTATCACCGCGTTTGAAAAAGAAGGCATTACACTGTGCGGTTTTTGCTCCGCCGGTACCCTTTTAACCGCTCACAGTATTGTGCAAAAACACTGGAATCCCACCGACGAACAAATACGAAATGCCTATATCGGAACTGTGTGCCGATGTACCGATATTGTTTCAATCACAGCGGCGTTAAAACAGGTGTGCAAATCAAAGAGAGGCAAGCGGCATGAAAAATAA
- a CDS encoding nucleotidyl transferase AbiEii/AbiGii toxin family protein codes for MADIAASVLARLKNKALESGRSYQLCLQLFCQEEFLRRLEKSKYAENLVLKGGLFLYSLTEFDSRVTMDVDFLLRKIPNTPEQLKFILEEIIAVSTDNDFISFEIKDVEPIAVTKKYSGIGASILARIRNIKIRFSVDFGVGDVIVPKQEKRRIPTQLPDFVSPTVNTYSIETVVAEKIDAVLSLMEFSSRMKDYYDIYYIANKFDFDGQVLSEALRETFANRNHLFTVEQFKQVMNFNNDAAMQKKWDAFTRKINTKTDDYGTVLNTIKVFLAAPFVSAIESTEYTKQWSASSCEWI; via the coding sequence ATGGCTGATATTGCAGCTTCCGTTCTTGCACGGCTCAAAAACAAGGCTCTCGAAAGCGGTAGAAGCTATCAGCTGTGTCTCCAGCTTTTTTGCCAAGAGGAATTTCTGCGCCGTTTGGAAAAATCAAAATATGCCGAGAATCTCGTACTAAAGGGCGGTTTGTTTCTCTATTCTCTTACAGAGTTTGACAGCAGAGTTACGATGGACGTAGACTTTTTGCTTCGAAAAATACCTAATACGCCGGAACAGTTGAAATTTATTTTAGAGGAAATTATCGCTGTTTCTACGGATAATGATTTTATAAGTTTTGAGATAAAAGATGTTGAACCGATTGCCGTTACCAAAAAATACTCAGGTATTGGAGCCTCAATTCTTGCTCGCATTAGAAATATTAAAATAAGATTCAGTGTTGACTTCGGTGTAGGAGATGTTATTGTTCCAAAACAGGAAAAGCGCAGAATTCCGACCCAACTTCCTGATTTTGTATCTCCGACAGTAAATACCTACTCCATTGAAACCGTAGTGGCTGAAAAAATCGATGCCGTTCTTAGTCTGATGGAGTTTTCCAGCCGGATGAAGGACTATTATGATATCTATTATATCGCCAACAAGTTTGATTTTGACGGTCAGGTATTGTCAGAAGCTTTAAGGGAAACTTTTGCCAATCGTAACCACCTCTTTACTGTTGAACAGTTTAAACAGGTAATGAATTTTAATAATGATGCAGCAATGCAGAAGAAGTGGGACGCCTTTACGCGTAAGATTAACACTAAAACGGATGATTATGGTACAGTGCTTAATACAATAAAAGTTTTCTTGGCAGCTCCGTTCGTGTCAGCTATCGAGAGTACGGAGTACACTAAGCAATGGTCGGCTTCCTCTTGTGAATGGATTTAA
- the recR gene encoding recombination mediator RecR, with the protein MNALEDLIDNLCRLPGIGKKSAARLAYHILKQEPPYAHRLADSLYRLHDSIKPCPICGAFTDQDVCAVCSDPGRDGSCICVVEQPQDVYTLMSMGEYRGLFHVLGGVIAPLEGIGPEQLRIASLVKRIGNGTIVKEVILATNPTIEGDTTALYIQKVLRDLPVEVTRLASGLPVGGDLEYTDKLTLMRSFKGRIKI; encoded by the coding sequence ATGAATGCGCTCGAAGACCTTATCGACAATTTATGCCGCCTGCCGGGTATTGGAAAAAAGAGCGCAGCCCGGCTCGCATATCATATCCTCAAGCAGGAACCGCCATACGCGCACCGGCTGGCGGACAGCCTCTACAGGCTTCACGACAGTATTAAACCGTGCCCGATATGCGGCGCTTTTACCGATCAGGACGTGTGCGCTGTTTGCAGCGATCCGGGACGGGACGGCTCCTGTATCTGTGTAGTGGAGCAGCCGCAGGATGTCTATACCTTGATGAGCATGGGTGAATATCGCGGGCTTTTTCACGTGCTCGGCGGTGTTATCGCTCCGCTTGAAGGCATCGGGCCGGAACAGCTCCGTATCGCAAGCCTCGTTAAACGTATCGGCAACGGTACGATAGTAAAAGAAGTGATCCTTGCAACCAATCCGACAATCGAAGGGGATACCACCGCTCTCTATATCCAAAAGGTGCTGCGTGATCTTCCCGTCGAGGTTACCCGTCTTGCATCGGGTCTGCCGGTCGGCGGCGACTTGGAGTACACCGATAAACTGACGCTGATGCGCAGCTTCAAAGGTCGGATAAAGATATAG
- the dnaX gene encoding DNA polymerase III subunit gamma/tau: MEYQVTATRRRPQRFEDLLGQDFVAATLQKSIEAGKIAHAYLFSGPRGCGKTSSARILAKALNCETGTVATPCGVCTSCREITAGSSIDVIEIDGASNTSVNDVRQIKDEILFPPNTSRYKIYIIDEVHMLSTSAFNALLKTIEEPPPYVIFIFATTELHKVPATIKSRCQHFNFKLVDVEVLKQALAEAAAELHIEADDEALYWIAREATGSVRDCYTLFDQVAAFSDGHITFEKIQSTLGLTGTDSIGALLTACVQKDAAAALLTLDTILQNGVSTEQFTVDCTNYLRSLLLIQQGITKEALIGQRAERFPQEILTGWGAQQLERALYLFLQLFRDLRFSLNPRYELELTVSRLAWLSDYVSPKELKEAFDAAQALLAGVPTAVQSATRALPGNGAPQKGGADSPFLRPAASLR; this comes from the coding sequence ATGGAGTACCAAGTAACGGCGACACGGCGCAGGCCTCAGCGATTTGAAGATTTATTAGGGCAGGATTTTGTTGCGGCGACGCTGCAAAAATCTATTGAAGCGGGGAAAATAGCCCATGCGTATCTTTTTTCAGGTCCGCGTGGATGCGGTAAAACCAGTTCGGCACGTATTTTAGCAAAGGCACTCAACTGTGAAACGGGAACGGTCGCTACTCCTTGCGGAGTTTGTACCTCGTGCCGCGAAATTACGGCGGGTTCAAGCATCGATGTTATCGAGATAGACGGCGCATCAAATACGAGCGTCAACGATGTGCGGCAAATCAAGGACGAAATCCTCTTTCCTCCTAATACCAGCCGCTATAAAATCTACATTATCGACGAAGTTCACATGCTTTCCACGAGCGCTTTCAATGCGTTGCTGAAAACGATTGAAGAGCCGCCTCCGTATGTTATCTTTATTTTTGCAACAACCGAACTGCACAAGGTTCCGGCAACCATCAAAAGCCGCTGCCAGCATTTCAATTTTAAATTAGTTGATGTAGAAGTGCTTAAACAGGCATTGGCGGAGGCGGCAGCAGAGCTGCATATTGAAGCTGACGACGAGGCGCTGTACTGGATTGCGCGTGAGGCTACCGGAAGCGTACGCGATTGTTACACTTTGTTCGATCAGGTGGCTGCCTTTTCGGACGGTCATATCACCTTTGAAAAAATACAGAGTACGCTCGGTTTAACGGGTACCGATTCAATCGGCGCCTTGCTGACTGCTTGCGTTCAAAAGGATGCCGCCGCCGCGCTGCTCACCCTTGATACTATTCTGCAAAACGGAGTTTCCACCGAGCAATTTACGGTAGACTGCACCAACTATCTCCGCAGTCTTCTCTTGATACAACAAGGCATTACAAAAGAAGCTTTGATAGGACAACGTGCGGAGCGATTTCCGCAGGAAATACTGACGGGATGGGGTGCGCAGCAGCTTGAGCGCGCGCTGTATCTGTTTTTGCAGCTTTTCAGAGATCTCCGGTTCTCGCTCAATCCTCGTTATGAACTGGAATTAACGGTTTCCCGCCTTGCGTGGCTTTCCGACTATGTTTCTCCAAAGGAACTGAAAGAAGCCTTTGATGCGGCTCAAGCGTTGCTCGCGGGCGTACCTACGGCGGTTCAATCGGCAACCAGAGCACTGCCCGGCAATGGGGCGCCGCAAAAAGGCGGGGCTGACTCCCCTTTTTTAAGACCGGCGGCTTCTCTTCGCTGA